One region of Juglans microcarpa x Juglans regia isolate MS1-56 chromosome 7S, Jm3101_v1.0, whole genome shotgun sequence genomic DNA includes:
- the LOC121241528 gene encoding uncharacterized protein LOC121241528, translating into MATKYIVGGILGSFAVAYTCDYFLADKKIFGGTTPKTVSNKEWQEETDKKFQAWPRTAGPPVVMNPISRQNFIVKSRSE; encoded by the exons ATGGCAACGAAGTACATTGTAGGAGGTATTCTGGGATCTTTTGCAGTTGCGTATacttgtgactattttcttgcTGACAAGAAGATATTCGGTG GTACCACCCCCAAAACTGTTTCAAACAAGGAATGGCAGGAAGAAACAGATAAGAAATTCCAGGCTTGGCCTCGTACTGCAGGGCCTCCTGTTGTGATGAATCCCATCAGCCGTCAGAATTTCATTGTCAAGTCCCGTTCAGAATAG
- the LOC121241524 gene encoding protein Daple-like isoform X1, with product MSTIKATRRAKWQYPPPPPTPRILHLPRRPRRRAPKNVASKPAATEARRDRKGKLEALFDQERVFARTGVPLVLLDYGGGEESERRRVRVEESSSESGSGGGSVAEEKWRFQAEMLRAECNLLRMEKEIAVKKLERSRVKMERTLRSAVQTLVSGRKKISEENNLSMGLEEEIQDLVEKLEKLQRSSEFKDFEVRNFSNFDKQASLLRRRLEKFGATSGEICLKEIREMAEASLSMETSCEVNECLVSSGKGNTLQVEILRRKMEALSKGILLDRMEEEYRSMLSTPHSSVASSASSSMRIEFPNSSSTSARQPEQKTKSPEDNLCSGRCKAIVRRIVEQVRVETEQWSQMQEMLGQVRKDMEELQASRDFWENRALNSDDQIQTLRSTVQEWRHKAMSSESKANELQLQMSEIRRALEWMRKEQNSVVSEPIIGQDAQNETEKRVLVCRLKENHCTDDNANKEVSRDRRRIPHTSSSGFVAQKRLPFRDIGNSSSLIRQNSKAVFPLHCPSTFNRE from the exons ATGTCAACGATAAAAGCAACAAGGAGAGCAAAATGGCAGTACCCACCACCCCCACCAACCCCGAGAATCCTCCACTTGCCACGCCGGCCTCGACGGAGAGCCCCCAAGAACGTGGCTTCAAAGCCCGCCGCCACTGAGGCTCGGCGTGACCGTAAGGGAAAGCTGGAGGCGCTGTTCGACCAAGAACGTGTGTTTGCGAGAACTGGGGTTCCATTAGTGTTGTTGGACTACGGTGGTGGTGAGGAAAGTGAGAGGAGGAGAGTGAGAGTTGAGGAGAGTAGTAGTGAGagtggtagtggtggtggtaGTGTGGCAGAGGAGAAGTGGAGGTTCCAAGCAGAGATGTTAAGGGCTGAGTGTAACTTGCTGAGGATGGAAAAGGAGATTGCAGTCAAGAAGTTGGAAAGAAGCCGAGTGAAGATGGAGAGGACTCTGAGATCGGCTGTTCAGACTCTGGTTTCT GGGAGAAAGAAGATTtctgaagaaaataatttgagcATGGGATTGGAGGAAGAGATCCAAGATTTGGTAGAGAAACTAGAGAAGTTGCAGAGGAGCTCAGAATTCAAGGATTTTGAAGTTAGGAACTTCAGTAATTTTGATAAACAGGCGTCTCTTCTTCGGAGACGGCTAGAGAAGTTTGGAGCAACATCGGGTGAGATATGCTTGAAGGAGATTCGGGAGATGGCAGAAGCAAGCTTGTCAATGGAAACAAGTTGTGAAGTCAATGAGTGCTTGGTTTCAAGTGGAAAAGGCAAT ACTCTGCAGGTTGAGATCCTAAGAAGGAAAATGGAGGCGTTGTCAAAGGGCATTTTGTTGGACAGGATGGAAGAGGAGTATAGATCAATGCTTTCTACACCACACAGCTCTGTTGCCAGTTCCGCCTCCTCTTCCATGAGAATTGAGTTTCCTAACTCATCTTCTACATCAGCAAGACAACCTGAGCAG AAGACAAAGTCCCCAGAAGATAACTTGTGCTCTGGACGTTGCAAGGCTATAGTACGAAGAATTGTAGAGCAAGTTCGAGTTGAGACAGAGCAATGGTCCCAGATGCAGGAGATGCTAGGACAGGTGAGGAAGGACATGGAAGAACTGCAGGCCTCCCGAGACTTTTGGGAAAATCGAGCCCTCAATTCTGATGATCAAATACAAACTCTACGCTCTACT GTTCAAGAATGGAGACACAAGGCTATGTCATCTGAAAGCAAGGCAAATGAACTACAATTGCAGATGTCCGAGATCCGCAGAGCGCTTGAATGGATGAGGAAGGAGCAAAACTCAGTAGTTAGCGAACCCATAATTGGGCAGGATGCACAAAACGAGACGGAGAAGCGAGTACTGGTTTGTCGCTTGAAAGAGAATCATTGTACTGATGATAATGCCAATAAGGAGGTCTCAAGGGATAGAAGAAGAATACCACACACATCCAGCAGCGGATTTGTGGCTCAGAAACGATTGCCTTTTCGAGATATTGGGAACTCATCATCGTTGATAAGGCAAAATAGCAAAGCTGTGTTCCCTTTGCATTGCCCCTCCACTTTCAATAGAGAGTAG
- the LOC121241524 gene encoding protein Daple-like isoform X2: MSTIKATRRAKWQYPPPPPTPRILHLPRRPRRRAPKNVASKPAATEARRDRKGKLEALFDQERVFARTGVPLVLLDYGGGEESERRRVRVEESSSESGSGGGSVAEEKWRFQAEMLRAECNLLRMEKEIAVKKLERSRVKMERTLRSAVQTLVSGRKKISEENNLSMGLEEEIQDLVEKLEKLQRSSEFKDFEVRNFSNFDKQASLLRRRLEKFGATSGEICLKEIREMAEASLSMETSCEVNECLVSSGKGNVEILRRKMEALSKGILLDRMEEEYRSMLSTPHSSVASSASSSMRIEFPNSSSTSARQPEQKTKSPEDNLCSGRCKAIVRRIVEQVRVETEQWSQMQEMLGQVRKDMEELQASRDFWENRALNSDDQIQTLRSTVQEWRHKAMSSESKANELQLQMSEIRRALEWMRKEQNSVVSEPIIGQDAQNETEKRVLVCRLKENHCTDDNANKEVSRDRRRIPHTSSSGFVAQKRLPFRDIGNSSSLIRQNSKAVFPLHCPSTFNRE; this comes from the exons ATGTCAACGATAAAAGCAACAAGGAGAGCAAAATGGCAGTACCCACCACCCCCACCAACCCCGAGAATCCTCCACTTGCCACGCCGGCCTCGACGGAGAGCCCCCAAGAACGTGGCTTCAAAGCCCGCCGCCACTGAGGCTCGGCGTGACCGTAAGGGAAAGCTGGAGGCGCTGTTCGACCAAGAACGTGTGTTTGCGAGAACTGGGGTTCCATTAGTGTTGTTGGACTACGGTGGTGGTGAGGAAAGTGAGAGGAGGAGAGTGAGAGTTGAGGAGAGTAGTAGTGAGagtggtagtggtggtggtaGTGTGGCAGAGGAGAAGTGGAGGTTCCAAGCAGAGATGTTAAGGGCTGAGTGTAACTTGCTGAGGATGGAAAAGGAGATTGCAGTCAAGAAGTTGGAAAGAAGCCGAGTGAAGATGGAGAGGACTCTGAGATCGGCTGTTCAGACTCTGGTTTCT GGGAGAAAGAAGATTtctgaagaaaataatttgagcATGGGATTGGAGGAAGAGATCCAAGATTTGGTAGAGAAACTAGAGAAGTTGCAGAGGAGCTCAGAATTCAAGGATTTTGAAGTTAGGAACTTCAGTAATTTTGATAAACAGGCGTCTCTTCTTCGGAGACGGCTAGAGAAGTTTGGAGCAACATCGGGTGAGATATGCTTGAAGGAGATTCGGGAGATGGCAGAAGCAAGCTTGTCAATGGAAACAAGTTGTGAAGTCAATGAGTGCTTGGTTTCAAGTGGAAAAGGCAAT GTTGAGATCCTAAGAAGGAAAATGGAGGCGTTGTCAAAGGGCATTTTGTTGGACAGGATGGAAGAGGAGTATAGATCAATGCTTTCTACACCACACAGCTCTGTTGCCAGTTCCGCCTCCTCTTCCATGAGAATTGAGTTTCCTAACTCATCTTCTACATCAGCAAGACAACCTGAGCAG AAGACAAAGTCCCCAGAAGATAACTTGTGCTCTGGACGTTGCAAGGCTATAGTACGAAGAATTGTAGAGCAAGTTCGAGTTGAGACAGAGCAATGGTCCCAGATGCAGGAGATGCTAGGACAGGTGAGGAAGGACATGGAAGAACTGCAGGCCTCCCGAGACTTTTGGGAAAATCGAGCCCTCAATTCTGATGATCAAATACAAACTCTACGCTCTACT GTTCAAGAATGGAGACACAAGGCTATGTCATCTGAAAGCAAGGCAAATGAACTACAATTGCAGATGTCCGAGATCCGCAGAGCGCTTGAATGGATGAGGAAGGAGCAAAACTCAGTAGTTAGCGAACCCATAATTGGGCAGGATGCACAAAACGAGACGGAGAAGCGAGTACTGGTTTGTCGCTTGAAAGAGAATCATTGTACTGATGATAATGCCAATAAGGAGGTCTCAAGGGATAGAAGAAGAATACCACACACATCCAGCAGCGGATTTGTGGCTCAGAAACGATTGCCTTTTCGAGATATTGGGAACTCATCATCGTTGATAAGGCAAAATAGCAAAGCTGTGTTCCCTTTGCATTGCCCCTCCACTTTCAATAGAGAGTAG